The sequence below is a genomic window from Thermoproteota archaeon.
CTAAAACAGGCAATGATGCCAATTCCATTTGATGTCTATGTGTGTAGTATGGTTTTTTTCAGTCTTATTGCAGGAATAGTAGGTGTTGCAGTTAGTATTGCAGCTGCATTTTTTGTTAACATCCAACCAGTTGCATTTGCATTCTTACTTCCCATATTAGCTGGATGTGGCATTGGTACTGCAACGTTTTTTGTTTTGCAGATGCTTCCCTCAATTAATGTTAAAAACAGAGCAAGCAAGCTAACAGAGGAATTACCTCATTTTATTGGATACATGGCAACACTAGCTACTAGTGGTCTTGCACTGGAGGGAATCTTCAAGGCAATTGCAAATGAGGATTCAGATGAGGAAATAGTAAAGGACTGTCGATTCATCACAAGAAATATTGAGATTTTAGGCATGGATTTAGTTAGTGCCATAGCTGATTTAATCAAAAGAGCACCCAAAGGCCCCTATGCAGAACTACTAGAAGGTGCCATCATCACAGTACAAACAGGTGGAAACCTCAAAGAGTATTTCATTGCAACTGCAAAGGTTCAGCTAGAAGAAAAAAAGATGGCACTTCGAAAATCAACTGAATCACTAGGGGTAATGGCCGAGATGTATACCATTTTGCTAATTGTTTTCCCACTGATGGCAGTAATCATGTTATCCATCATGGCAATTATGAGTCCAGATTTAGCTGGCTTTGATCTTATTCAGTTAATGAATCTTCTAACGTATGTATTGGTTCCATTCTTTGGTGTATTACTTTTGTTTATGATGGATTCAATGGTGCCAAAGAGGTAAGATGCATGCAAGAGTTTCAAAAGAATCTAAATGATGTTGAAGTTCCAAAGCTTTCATTCTTTCATTCAGAGAAATTCAAGATTGGAATTGCATCAGCTGTTGCAAGTGGAGTCATACTATTTCTTAGCTTTTATCTTTCAGAATTATCAATTACTACAGGAATCAAAGATATTGGAATTGTATTTGGGATTTTAACTGGAATTGTTCCAATCACTCTACTTCAAGTTAGGGAATCCCAAAGAAAAGATAGTATTGATAGAAATTTACCATTGTTTTTGTTATCACTAGTTAGTGCAGTACAGAGTGGTTCTAATTTAATCAAAGCAATTGAACAAGCAGGAGATCGAAACATGGGTGCATTAACACCTGAGCTAAAAAACCTTCGAGCAAATATTAGCTGGGGAATTCCAATTGATGATGCATTTGAAAACTTTGCAAACAGGATGGGTACCAAAATTTCACGCAGAGTAGTAGTACTATTACAAATGGCACTAAAGATTGGTGGTGATATCACAACAAACCTTGAGATGATTCAAAAGCATGTCACTGAATTACAAAATTTAGAAAAAGAAAGAAAATCAAATCTTCAGCCATACACCTATACAATTTACATCTCTTATGCAGTGTTTATCGGAATAGCAGTAATTCTATCATCTCAGTTCTTTGCTGAAATTGAGACAGTGCAAGAGATGCTAAAAAACACAATGAAGATGACTGGAAGTAACGGTGCAGGGTTTTTCACTGCATTAGCAGACATTGAGATTGATCAGTTAAATTCACTGCTATTCAATATGGCCCTAGTTGAGGCAATATTTGGTGGCCTGGCAGCAGGAAAGATTGGTTCAGGAACCTATGTTTCAGGAATCAAACATGTAGTAATTATGGTAGTAATAGCGGTCCTGGCATTTGCGCTAATCAATACTGATTCCATTGGAACAATAGGCATCTAGGCGTAGATTTATGCCTAAATCCTGTTCAATTGTCCGTTCAATTTAGACACCAAATTGAGTATTACTGGGAATTTCCAAGAAAAATTACATTGGCTCAGAAAGCATACTCTAGTCTAGGTATTGGAGAAGGCGATGAAAAGACTCCGCATCTTAGCCATATTGATGAATTAGGAAAGGAGTTAGCATCAGTGCTAGACCTAGAAGAACTAGAAGGTCATATCTATCTGAATCTGTTACGAACAGGTCCAATTACTGCTAGTGCATTAGCAAAAGAGCTTGATATCGACAGAGCAAAGACATACAGAACAATTGACAAGCTAGTAAGTGAAGGATTGGTATCAACCACATTTTCAAATCCTAAATTATGTATTCCAATTGATCCTGAAGAAGCACTAAAAATTGTTCTAAGAAAAAAACAAGATGAGCTAAACAAGATTAAA
It includes:
- a CDS encoding type II secretion system F family protein; the protein is MQEFQKNLNDVEVPKLSFFHSEKFKIGIASAVASGVILFLSFYLSELSITTGIKDIGIVFGILTGIVPITLLQVRESQRKDSIDRNLPLFLLSLVSAVQSGSNLIKAIEQAGDRNMGALTPELKNLRANISWGIPIDDAFENFANRMGTKISRRVVVLLQMALKIGGDITTNLEMIQKHVTELQNLEKERKSNLQPYTYTIYISYAVFIGIAVILSSQFFAEIETVQEMLKNTMKMTGSNGAGFFTALADIEIDQLNSLLFNMALVEAIFGGLAAGKIGSGTYVSGIKHVVIMVVIAVLAFALINTDSIGTIGI
- a CDS encoding pilus assembly protein TadC, encoding MTFLSSQNKSKKHDEATSSLQVLSYRLLKNHVQPLYPRLASLEKNLKQAMMPIPFDVYVCSMVFFSLIAGIVGVAVSIAAAFFVNIQPVAFAFLLPILAGCGIGTATFFVLQMLPSINVKNRASKLTEELPHFIGYMATLATSGLALEGIFKAIANEDSDEEIVKDCRFITRNIEILGMDLVSAIADLIKRAPKGPYAELLEGAIITVQTGGNLKEYFIATAKVQLEEKKMALRKSTESLGVMAEMYTILLIVFPLMAVIMLSIMAIMSPDLAGFDLIQLMNLLTYVLVPFFGVLLLFMMDSMVPKR